AAACTCATGCCCATTGAGTTCACTGGCTCTGTCAACCTGGTCTGACCCTCTAGACAGAGCGCCCCaatggtgggtgggtggagggtgggaagagggaTGGGTTGACGGAAAGGGGATGCATGGATCGGGTGGGTAGGTGAGAAGGAGGATAGATAGAAGCTGAGTGGGTGGATAGGGTAGGTGGGTGGGCAGGTGGGTAAATGGAAGGATGGGCTGGTGAGCGAATGTGCGTCTTGGTGATCTCTGGAGTACTCAGGGCCTTGAAAAATCACTGAGATGCCTTGGGCACTTAGATGGGGATCTGATGAGGGAATTAAGCTGGAAAAGTGGGTGAAAAAAGGAACTGCTGCACACCCGTCCTCAGCTTGCCTTCTTAAGCCGATGCTACACTTAGCTTTCACAGTCTCCTGGGCTGTTATCTTTGGAACCCAGAAAGGGAGATGGACTTAGAGGGGAGTGGAAGCTGGTGTGATTGCAGTGCCCTCTGGTGGCCAGGAGAGGATTTGCCATTTAGtattcttaggtattttttcactgtttattCTCCCGACCGCCAGCTCACCCCTGACACTAGAATATAGACAGGAACttttgtctgtttcctccctGTTGTAAATATGGCATCTAgaatagagcctggcacatagtaggcattcaataaatatttattgaatgcgtGAATGATACAGATTCAAATTCTGCTTTACTGCTCTATTGATATGTGATCCTGAGCAGCTCTCTTAACATcacaaagcctcagtttcttatgtgtaaaatggagatgctaACACCCACTCCCCAAGAGTATTAATTGAGGGAAAGGGACCTACACCTGCTGAGCAAGGGCACTCAGTCAACGCATGTTCCCTTCTCACCCACCAGCCAGCGTTGCTGATGCATTATATGCTGACAGCAGCACCCGATTTGTTGGGCACATTTGCCGTAATCGGCATGGGCTTtaagctgggggtggggcagcctAGAGAAATCATTCAAGCCTCATCCCAGGCTGGCCAGGCTGGGAGGAAGTGTAGCCAGATAGATAGGACGTTACCAGGTGAGGTATCAGATTCCTTTTCTGCCTTCCAcacccctctctctccatccccacagccATACCCAACTCTTCCCACTGCCCTGAACCCATCAGGCTCCAGCTGCGCTCGAAGCCTTTGCAGATGTTTCCTCCGCCTGCATTCTATTCTCTCCAACCCCACTGCCACAACCCACATTCAAGCCCTCTGAATGGCTGCATCAGCCTCCTCCTGGTCTCTCTGCAGCCACTCTGACCCCCTCAAATACATCTTCCTGGAGTGGACTGGACCTAAACTGCAAATATGCTTATCTCACTTTCCAGCTTCAATCTGACTGTTCTTGGGACAGAGTCCGAGTCCTCTGACTTACCATTTTGTGGTCTGGACCCAGCCCAGCTCCTAGCCATCTTGCCTCTCCTGATCCCAGCTTCAAATCAAACAATCCAAGCCATTTCCTACTTCTGAGCCTTTGCCCATGCAGTCTCCTCTGCCTAGAAATCCATTCCCCAGCGAGGAGGGCACGTGTTGCTTTTGCCTGACCAGGATCCATCTCCTTGCGTAATGGCATCACCTCGCAGCTCGCAGATCTGGAGGTGCCTCTAGGGCTAACCCATTTCTGGGTTCGAGGGTGAGCTTGAGACTCAGCCTGGTAGATTTCTTTCCTAATTGGAATACTGTGGGTGCAGCATACATTCTCCAGTTGGCCACAGCCTGCTCCCCTTTGTCTTATTCTGGCTTCCACCATTTATTTTATCTGCTTGGGTCCTggaggcatttgagtttgtgactCCTGGTACACTTCTCCTTCTGGTCTGTCAGCCTCTGATTCCCTCCTAGATCCCAAGTGTTTCGCCTTCCAGTTCCCAGCTCATCCATGGGTCCCAACTTCCTTGTCGTGGCATCCAGAAGTGCCCCTGGTTCTATGGGGGTTCAGTTTTCCCCCTTCAGGTCTGAGGAGCTGCAGCTCGGAGATCCAAGTTCCCTGGAGCAGGGAAGGCTGCCTAGCTGAGTGTGTCCGTGTTTTCCctggagaaaaggcagaaggaCGCAGGGGTGGAGGTGCGTATTAGAGAGAACAGATGCAGCCCCAGGTGGCACCGCTAGGCTGTGTCCTGTGAGAATGGCCTCTTTAGTTCAGGGTATCACCAAAAGCGGCATCCACTTCTGCTTGGCACCTCTGTTAGATGAATCTCTGCTGTGTGCTCAGAGCCTGGCCGTGGCGGGTGCCCAGTGCATGTTTGATGCATGAAGGACAAAGGCCTTGGCCTGTCTGGGGCTTTGACATCTGAGATGAGCTTGTTGTTTTCTTGATCTGCCCCGTCCCAGGCCCCTTGCTGGTCTCCAGGGTTGGGGAAGGAGCAAAGGAGTAGGATACCTCCCTCAAGGCAGACTGGGACCCTCAGAATCCTCCTGGGGAAGGAGCCTTTGTGGAGGAgagttgtttttctctcctgctggcaaaggacagagaagagagtggGTTCTCAGAGGGGAGAGGCAGCTCCAGACTGGGCCCTTCTGAGAGGAGCCCTTCTGGGAGGTGAACCTTCTTGAGTCACCTTGGGGACCACCTTTACCCTAGGGAACCCTCATGTCCTGGTTCCTCTCAGAGATACCCAGGAAGGGTTAGAGAGTGGGCCCCCAAGGCTTGAGGTGATGGTAGGGGCAGGTGAGTGAGACCTCAGGTGTGTTTGGGGGACTGAATTTAAATCCTCTCCTTAGATCCCTGAGTCCTGACTTAGCATGGAAGGAAGTTTGACATCTGAACCTGGACCCCCAGccacccatcccttcctccctcaacTGAACTTTTCTCTGGTCCCATCTGCTCTGTACCTACCGTCCTCTCCCAACTAATGAGAGCCCCATGGAACCAGACCCAAAAAGGATTTCAGCACCAAGCGGAGGTCTTTCATTTTGGGGAGGATGCATAGTGGAGTCTAATGGGGACCCCAGAAGTGAGGAACGGACAGGTTCTCGCCTCTACCAAAGAGGTATAACAGTAGCCAGAGGTGAGAGGCAAAATACTTAAGAATCGGTACAACATAGGCATCGACCAAGTGCAATGTTCCAGCTGAATATCAAGGCTGATGCCATATATCCTCAAATATAAGATGCCATTGACTGTAACACGCATACCATTACTCGAAAAGAAAACTGTCAAACTATGACCGATGCTTTCTTATCACTTACAATTCCTATTTTAAGCTTGTTGAAAGAGCTCTTTTGGACTTATCTCAACATAGATTGTTATCATATTTTATCTACAAGCTGCATGCACAGGCCGTGATGGCTACATGACCACGACCAATGCCTGGCTGACGGTAACCATTAGACACCATTGACTAAAGACACACCTGGACTTCAGAGAAGGTAATGTGTGAAAAAAAAGTGCATCTTAGAGTAGATGAACCATATATGGCAATTTCTAActcttactgagcacttactatgtgttaattatcactgaaagaaattcatTAGGTCGATCATTTATTaggctcattttacagattaggaaactgagatgAGCAGAGATGAAGCCAGCCCTTTGAGGTCACATGAGCAGcgagtggcagagcctggacttTCGCCCAGGTTAATGTCGAGAATGTCCTGTTGGCCACGTATAACCTTGAGGGTCCCAAGGAACTATGTTATCCCACTGGCAGTGTCATCTTCTTTGGCTTTAGGTCCGGCGGGTGTAGGGCACTGGAGTGGCCCCTTCAGCAAACAGCTTGAGGGAGAAATCGAGGGCCGGGGCAGCCTGGGTCAGCATCCCCAAAGAGATGACATCGATGTGGGGCCCACAGAACTGAGGAAGGTTGCCCAGCGTGATGCCCCCGCTGGCCTCCACGCCCACACCTGGGAACCGGGCCTTCAGTGCTGCCGCCGTGCGGTGCAGCTCCTGCGGAATACAAGCCAAGAGAAGGTGAGAGCCACCCACGTGGCCCCTTCCCAGGAAGCAGACCCTGCCTCACCTCAGGCCTGAAGTTGTCCAGCAAGACGAGGTCCGCACCTGCTTCGGCCGCCTCCACAGCCTCCTGCAGGCTGCTGCACTCCACTTCCACCTTCAGGGCAAAGTCGGCTGCCTGCCGGGCCCCTCGCACCGCCTGTCAGGCAAGCCGAAGGGCGAGAGTGAGACAGGTGGCACCTGGCACAGCGTCACAGTGAGGGGCACAGGGGACGGGCATTCGAAAGGCTCCAGATGGATAACAAGCTTGGGGTTAATGAGGAAACCAGGCATCGGATGGTTTCTTTCATATTAGGTGAAACCACATGAAATTACTACCTCTGTGGGTCAAAAAAATGGCCAAATATCAGCAAGATTTGGCATTTGGACCTGAGTTCAATTTGACTCAGAATCTTAAAACTGGAAGGGGTCTTCAAGAACAttttcacagatgggaaacagGTCTGAGGAGTTAaagtgacatgcccaaggtcGCAAAGCCATCAACACTGGCTCCCCATGGTTTGTCCTTTGCTTCTGAACGTCATACCAAGAAGAACGCTGGTAGGAAAGCGATCCAACCCCTCGTTTCACAGATGGAACGTCTGAGGGGTGGAGGAGTCTTGCTTCTCCTGACATCACTATTCGCCAGGGAGTGGTTGGGGGTCTCTGGTAGAGGAGAAGGGCTGTGATGGCAgggtgggagcagggccagggcaggggctcaGTCAGACATGCACCTTTTCCACACCACCAGCTGCCATGACGTGGTTGTCCTTCACCATCACCAGCCCTCCCAGGTCATAACGGTGGGAGGCGGCCCCGCCCACTAGGAGCCCATACTTCTCCACCAGCCGGAAGCCTGGTGTGGTCTTCCTCGTGCCCGCCACGTGCCCGGCCCAGCCGGTTCCCCTGGCAGCTTCCACAGCCGCAGCGGCAGCACTGGCAACTCCACTGCAGCGGGCCAGCATGTTCAGGGCCACCCGCTCGCCCAGCAGCAGGCAGTTGGCAGGGCCTCGGACCTCTGCCACCTTGGCCACAGGCACCAGCTTTGATCCCTCGGGGAAGAGCCAAGAGACCTGGCAGTTGACGTGGGCAAAGATGGCATCAAAGAAAGGCCTCCCAGCCAGTATCCCTGGGGACTTGGCCCACAATGCTGCCTGCGAGGGGGCTGCCCCCGTGACCAAGCCTGCATGATTGAAGCTTGGGCAGTCTTCTCGGAGCCAGCCATCCACCAGGGTGGCCAGAGTGGCAGGGGGCAGCAGGAGTGCCAGGcctgggagggaaagagagacaacAGCATTATATTTGggctgcctttcttttctttttaaacattggcacctgagctaacaactgttgccaatcttcttttctttttttccttcttcttctgcttctccccaaagcacccccagtacatgttgtatattccagttgtaggtccttctggtcatTGGCTACCTTTCTTATAGTCAGGGGTGattgtcaaaatatttaacaaccagcaAATTGGGTACTAGCCAATCAGGGTGAAGATCTGGGGggccaaggagaggggctggggtgcTGGGTGGGCCCTGTGGGCTGGACAAGGTTGCCagattgagcaaataaaaatacaggaggCTTGAAGCCGGCCccatggtccagtggttaagttcacgcgctcggcattggtggcccagggtttcactggttcggatcctgggcgcagacctagcaccattcaacaagccatgctgaggtggcatcccacatagcagaactagaaggacccacaactagaatatgcaactatgtactggggactttggggagaagaaaaaaaaagaggaagattggcaggacgcctaattaaatttaaatatctgaCAAACATCATagatatttttagtataaatatatcCTAGGCGATATTTAGAACATacttatacttaaaaattatctgttggggtcggcccggtggcgcagcggttaagtgcacatgttccgctttggtggcccagggttcgccagttcggatcctgggtgcggacatggcaccgcttggcaagccatgctggggtaggcatcccacatataaagtagaggaagatgggcacggatgttagctcagggtgtcttcctcagcaaaaagaggaggattggcagcagatgttagctcagggccaatcttcctcaaacaaaaaaaagttatctGTCGGTTacctgaaattaaaatacaactgagtgtcctatattttatctgacaAACCTAGTGCTGGGTCAACAGTTATTTACCAGCCAGAAGAGACATGCACACTGCCAGAAAGGCACCCTACAGCCTTTCCAGTTGGCCTGGCACAGGATTAGTTATTTACGAGCTCTTCAGCCCCCAGTAGAATGTGAGCTGTGTGTCTTTTTCATCCCAGTCTTCTCTCTACCACCAAGTACTTTAAAGCTGGAAGTTCAACTTTTCACAGATGTGGagactgaggaccagagaggaaaggcaagctggctgaggtcacacagcaaacgGGTGGCAGAGTTAGATTGGCCAGGCCTTGTGGTCATGGCCATCTGTCCCTCTGCCTTTGCCCCCTAGCTTGCAGACCCCTCCCACAGCAGATGGTTCCACAAACTGTCCTCTCTCCAGAGATGGGGGCTGTACAGGAAGGGAAAAGCACCCAGAAATTGGGTCTGAGCCCCTGCTCAGAGAAACACAGCTTCAGGAGTATGGGCGAGtccttcacctgtaaaataaaaGTTACAGATGTGATCTCTAAGGTCCTTCCCACCAGCGTGTAGCGCCTAATGGGCCACTCAGCACTCAGGCCTGGCGAATGAATGGGGTGACTGCAGAGGCCCCGTTCAAGCACAAGTACTATATCGCCATCTGTCGGTCAAGGGAAGACCTGCAGCCTCTATGGCGCGTGCCACAGATGGACTTAGCTTccccctgggagggaggagacacTTCCACCGCATGtgaggggtttttgttttgttctgttttgtttccccCACTTTTGTTCCAAGTTGAAGTTAAGGCCAGACACTCTGGCTTGCTCTGTTCTCAGCTGCAGGCCCTTCTTGTCCAGCCCTTCTTCCCCAAAGCCAAGCACCCAATTTTCACCCCCTACTGCCAGACACAGTCCTCAGGGAAGACACGTGGCCTTCCTTCTCCACATTGTCCTCCACAACCGCTCCAAGTGGCTCCCATTCCTCACTCAGAGCCAGCTGTGTCCTGGCTGGGTGCTGAGAACAGTCAAAGGACAAAGACATAGTCTCGGTCTCCACCCTTCACAGTCCAGCCAGGCAAAGACCTGAGAGCAAATGGCAGGGATGCGAGGCCTCCGCTCCGTTTAGACTAGGAGCATGATGGGGTGCTTTTTAACATGAATTTGGACCCTTCAACTGGTGAGCGtgggataaacaaactgtggtgcagCTATATGATAGAATTCTACTCGGCAATAAAGAAAGGAACCAATTACTGACACACACGATAGGGACGCACTGCAAATGGACTATTCTAAGTaaagaagccagattcaaaagGCTACATGCTATTTGAGTCCAtacatatgacattctggaaacagCAAAGGATTGCAGCAGAGAACAGACGG
This region of Equus quagga isolate Etosha38 chromosome 7, UCLA_HA_Equagga_1.0, whole genome shotgun sequence genomic DNA includes:
- the QPRT gene encoding nicotinate-nucleotide pyrophosphorylase [carboxylating] isoform X2 → MDPEGLALLLPPATLATLVDGWLREDCPSFNHAGLVTGAAPSQAALWAKSPGILAGRPFFDAIFAHVNCQVSWLFPEGSKLVPVAKVAEVRGPANCLLLGERVALNMLARCSGVASAAAAAVEAARGTGWAGHVAGTRKTTPGFRLVEKYGLLVGGAASHRYDLGGLVMVKDNHVMAAGGVEKAVRGARQAADFALKVEVECSSLQEAVEAAEAGADLVLLDNFRPEELHRTAAALKARFPGVGVEASGGITLGNLPQFCGPHIDVISLGMLTQAAPALDFSLKLFAEGATPVPYTRRT
- the QPRT gene encoding nicotinate-nucleotide pyrophosphorylase [carboxylating] isoform X1, which codes for MAIHISYWYLNLNICKTKVILFPPALLLISCVTRARYRNMFEIQFLYLYVGMSPCGLALLLPPATLATLVDGWLREDCPSFNHAGLVTGAAPSQAALWAKSPGILAGRPFFDAIFAHVNCQVSWLFPEGSKLVPVAKVAEVRGPANCLLLGERVALNMLARCSGVASAAAAAVEAARGTGWAGHVAGTRKTTPGFRLVEKYGLLVGGAASHRYDLGGLVMVKDNHVMAAGGVEKAVRGARQAADFALKVEVECSSLQEAVEAAEAGADLVLLDNFRPEELHRTAAALKARFPGVGVEASGGITLGNLPQFCGPHIDVISLGMLTQAAPALDFSLKLFAEGATPVPYTRRT